TATCTTGCGGACTTCGGCTTCATGCTTTCTGAAGTTGCTCAGCAGCTTTTTGGCAAATTCAGGGGTGATGTACGTTTCACCCCTGGAGATCGAGCGAATTGCCAGCACCAGATCCGGTCCGCTGATCCCTTTCAACACATAACCACGAGCACCCGCTTCGAGCGCTGAATAAGCGTCATCTTCGGATTCGGAAACTGTCAGCATCAGCACCTTCACGTCCGGCAGTTGGGTCGAAATGTACCGCACGGCAGCAAACACATCGCCCGGCATATTGACGTCCATCAGCATCACGTCCGGTCTCAATCGCAGAGCGATGTCCCGGGCTTCGTCCGCGCTGCCCCCCTGCTCCACGACTTGTAAGTCCGTCCTCTTCCTCAGCGTATTGGCCACGCCTTCACGCAACATAGGGTGGTCATCGACAATGCCAATCCGGATGAAAGGGTTCATGACGCGCTCCTGACAGGGTCAATTACTCGAACACTATTGATTAATAGCAGCTAACCCCGGCGGATGCAGGGCACTGGTCGCAAGCGCCGCAGGCTTCGAGGACGATAACTAGACTTAAGTCGCACGAAATTTGATCGCCAACAAGCCAACTTCATTACAAGCGCCAGACAGTACAGCGCCCAACCCATTGTTTTTAAACACTGTCAAAAGCGTCAATAAAATATTGACGCGTAAAAACCGGATCGGGACGTCATCCGACCAACAGTCGTTCTCCTACGCTGAGGTACATAAAACCACGGCATTGGACCCTTCCGATGAACAAGAAAAACCAGCAGCGATCCGAGTTTGCCGAGTTGCTTTTTCGGTTGCGCCATACGTTCTATTCGCTGGCGGGATTCAGTGGTGTCATCAACGTGCTGATGCTGGCGCCGGCCATTTATATGCTGCAGGTGTATGACCGGGCGCTGGTCAGCAGCAATGTCACCACGCTGCTGATGCTGACCCTTCTGATGATCGGTTTGTACACCTTGATGGCCATACTGGAAGTGGTGCGCACGCGGGTGCTGATCCGAGTCGGCAATCGACTGGACATGGCCCTGAACCGTCGCGTGTTCACCGCCGCTTTCGAGCGCAATCTGCAACGCACCGGCGGTAACCCGGCGCAAGCCCTGCAAGACCTCGCGCAAGTACGCCAGTTTCTTACCGGCAACGGGCTGTTTGCGTTCTTCGATGCGCCGTGGACGCCCATTTACCTGTTCGTCGCCTACCTGATCCACCCCTTGCTCGGGATCGTCACCCTGTGCGGTTCGCTGATTCTGGTGTCCCTGACCTGGCTCACCGAAATCGCCACCAAAAAGCCGTTGAACGAGGCGAACCTGGCGTCACAAATCTCAGGTACTTTCGCCAACAACAATTTGCGCAACGCCGAAGTCATTGAAGCCATGGGCATGTTGCCTGCCATCACCCAGCGCTGGTTTGGCAGCCACCTGCGGATTCTCGAAATGCAAACCCTGGCTTCCGATCGGGCTGCCTACATCAGCGGCCTTGCGCGTTTCGTACGGATCACCCTGCAATCGCTGATTCTCGGCACCGGTGCCCTGCTGGCGATCGAAGGCTCGATCACCCCCGGCATGATGATCGCCAGCTCGATCCTCAGCGGCCGCGCCCTGGCCCCCGTGGAGCAACTGATCGGCGCCTGGAAGCAATTGCTGACCAGCCGTCGCGCCTGGTCGCGGCTCAAGCAACTGCTGCAAGATTTTCCGCCCCGGGCCGATGCGATGAAGC
This region of Pseudomonas mandelii genomic DNA includes:
- a CDS encoding response regulator — translated: MNPFIRIGIVDDHPMLREGVANTLRKRTDLQVVEQGGSADEARDIALRLRPDVMLMDVNMPGDVFAAVRYISTQLPDVKVLMLTVSESEDDAYSALEAGARGYVLKGISGPDLVLAIRSISRGETYITPEFAKKLLSNFRKHEAEVRKIDLTHREEQIIREVSMGLTNKEVASKLLISEKTVKYYMTCVMQKLHARNRVEAVTALRRYWEREAMDRLRIGTVNSHLDV
- a CDS encoding type I secretion system permease/ATPase; the encoded protein is MNKKNQQRSEFAELLFRLRHTFYSLAGFSGVINVLMLAPAIYMLQVYDRALVSSNVTTLLMLTLLMIGLYTLMAILEVVRTRVLIRVGNRLDMALNRRVFTAAFERNLQRTGGNPAQALQDLAQVRQFLTGNGLFAFFDAPWTPIYLFVAYLIHPLLGIVTLCGSLILVSLTWLTEIATKKPLNEANLASQISGTFANNNLRNAEVIEAMGMLPAITQRWFGSHLRILEMQTLASDRAAYISGLARFVRITLQSLILGTGALLAIEGSITPGMMIASSILSGRALAPVEQLIGAWKQLLTSRRAWSRLKQLLQDFPPRADAMKLQRPLGMLSVEHLHAGAPGMSQSILRGPHFNLSPGESLGIIGPSASGKSTLARLLVGIWPAQSGKVRLDGVDVYLWNKEELGPWVGYLPQDVELFEGTIADNIARFGAVDSDAVIVAAKRAGVHDMILRFAHGYDTTLDVDGNPLSGGQRQRIGLARALYGEPSIIVLDEPNANLDDAGEKALIEVLEDLKSRGCTTVLISHRPSILGTVDKILMLREGSTQLFGPRDEVFAALRQTSVLPVGAPTLSAVRGRE